The genomic region GCATTGTCTGGTGAGGCCTGGCTAGTGTCACCCTGTTATTTGtatgcagctctgcagcctggaaaCCTCATGGGCTTCCCACAGCTTTCCTATCGGCAGAGTATGAGAATGTTTCTTTCATTAAGAGCAAAAGCTGATGGACTGAACGTGCAAGACAGGAACTTTTCTATGAGGGCAGGGACATCAGTGTTGAAGGAACATTATGGTCTGGTCAAGTAAAAGCAGCAAACAGAATGCAGCATAGAAATATGTGatgcatttgcaaaaaaatttaaaaattgtaataattctttaaaaaacgGCTTCATTTGGTATTAGACTTTAAACTTTTGtttccataattttattttaatggaataaCACTATTTACATGCAGGGGGTACCGAGAAGAACAGgtaaagcagctgaaaaatgtaTCCACAAAAATGGATGTTGTACAATGACACAAAATCAGCAACTACTGATACAGATCTAAGTGACTCCTATTGATTTTCAAGGGCATTAGGTCAGGCTTAATTCAGCAGTCAGAGCTAAAAAAAATGCCATGGGACAGAGCTGTGGTAAAAATCTAACCTGTCACTagtatatttgtatttctgtctCTGTCACCCTCTGTATAGGTTGTGGTATCTCAGAGGTTGGGAGAGgatcctctgctctgccctcgTGTTGATCAGTCCAGTGACAGCTCACCCAGGATGATATTAGCTGATATTGACTCCTTTCAGGAGCTAGATAGTGCCAACTACTGATGGAATGAAGCAcagctgcttggaaaaaaaaaaatttaaaaaaggctTTATGCTCTGCAGAGGGCTTAGGGCTCCTCCTCTGGTGTCTGTAGCACCAGGAAACCCATCTGCTGTCTGCTTCTGACTTCTAGCCTGTTCCCATCTGTTCCCATTACAGGGTactgagtttttaaaaatatgagcaAGCTAACCCAGAGAAATGTCAGTCTCATATTCCTCCCATAAGTATCTTTTGGGGAAACAGAGAGCTACCTCAGGGGAAGGATTCATCCTTTAAAAAACACCATACACTATCAACCAGTCCTGGAGAAGCTAACAAGGTACAGAGGATAATGAGTCCAAAGTAACAAACCATACAATAGGGAGAGTGTAGCAGAAGAGGTCTGATGGTTAAGAAAGATACATCTGCATTGACAAGGAAAACATCTCATAGTGTTGCAGTGACTGCACTGCTTGTCATATTATTCTTTAAAGTGGTTTGGGAACAATAAATCTTTGAAAAGGCACACACACTAAGTGGCTGGCCAGTTGCAAGCCtctctatgtgtgtgtgtgtgtgctgttcATCATCCTGTGGCTATTAGTTATATTAACTGAGCAATTCCTATAATTCTTGGTGCATGGCTATATCCTGTAGCATACTAAATGTTATTGAGTCTGCTGAGGCATCTCTGATGGCAGCCTCAAGGGCCCAAGGAGCTGCAGTGAAGACATCACAGTCAGTATGGGAAATCCTACACAGTAATAGACTAAACCATGATCCAGCTGTAGCAGATGGCTTGTCCTGTGAAGACTGAAGGAGAGATCAGGTCAGTCAGCTTTCATGCCCTCTGTTACAAAATGCATCTCCCCCTTTCCTGGTGGTCTTTAATGCTGGCTGGCCACATTACTGTGTATGGGAATGGTTTATACTGACAGAAGTCAGGAAATCCTGAGCTATCCTCCTGGCCTTGTGCAGTTTGCCAAGGGAGAGATAATTCCTTTCTCCTATTAGAGTGCAGAGGAGCAAAAGCAGATGCTTACGTGGCAGTATGTATGATGCACTGAAAAACTGCCAGTCCTTCCACCCAGGTCTGTGTGATTCCCTTTCTTGGTCTACCATGGGATTAGGAAGTGCCTGAGCAGGAAGGCTGAATTGCTCAATTTTATCAGAGAACTGAAAGAGTGAGGCAGCAGGGCAAGAGCAAGTGGCATTATTGTTCAGAAATCCGTTATGCAGCTCGAGATTCTCTGCTCAGCTTCAGGGCAGAGAAAGACACCATGTTTTGCCCAGCTTTGGTTAGTATGTAGTTGCTGCAGAATAAGAAATGTGCTATTTTTGTAGAGACTTTGATGAATAAACACTGGGTAATTCTTGGAAAGGTTTACTAATCTTGAAGCTGTTCCTCCCCAGATTTTAGCCACATGCTACAGGAGTGGAAAGTTTTGCAGTTGACAGTATCCAGAAAATGTTATTAAGGTTGCTAATGAGATTCTGACCTATGTgattgtttttaatatttttttttcttttttttccagacaaacCCTCTTTTTGCTGAAACTAGGCACCTTTCAGTTTGCTTTCCTTAGACCTGTGCTCATGTTTTTAGCAATAGTGCTTTGGACTAATGGCAACTACGTCCTTTACAAtgtaagtaaatattttcaccAGAGATATTCCACAAAATCCATAGCTTTAGGGCTAATGTTAGCATCTTAGCTTACAACTAAACTGTGAAATCTGGGGACACTTCCAAGTGAATCCTTAGCTGTAGTCTTTTGAGACCCTGAAGcatataatttctttcttccctcagattttccatttcttgcCTCCTCTTGGAACAAAACTGGGCATCAGGGTGGGTTGGGCAGCAGATCATGCACCAGTGTTTCCCATCTTGTATGGTTAGAATGGCAGGACTGCAAGCTGCCCTGTGGGATGTACctttcctgtttggttttttttgtaatatacTCCCTCAACAAGCAAGTATGTGGTGTGCTGCCATGTAAATAGGAAGCCTAATTCtatgtttttctgcaaatcATGGTTGGCTTTATATCAGTGCAAAGTAGAAAAGATAGTACTGTGTAAGCTGCAAGATGATGGAGAAGTCTGTATCTGCTAGTAACTTTGCACCTCTTGGATAACTCAGATTGAAAACaatactttttttattctttgatgGTATAAATGACATCATTAAGATGTCATGCTGAATATGCTCTCATGAGCTGCTGAGCATTCCCAGTTGTTGCTGGGGTCCAGACTGAGGGGTTTTGTCAGTTGTTACCTTCCCAGGCTGACCAGATTTACATGTTGGTGCCTGCTGGGCAAGAGCACTCTGCTAACACTCCAGTTGGTACTGTGAAGTTTCCCTACCCaaatctcagcagctgctgctgccatcaaCTTTCATGGAGATGGAAACAAGCATTTTAACATCTGCATCATTCAGTTCACAATTTCATCCTGGAAATAGTAAAATGCACTGTAAAGTTTTATAGGTACACTTGTATGATTTGCTTCTCAGTTATCTCCCAAAGGAGCTGCAATATGGATTAACTGCTTCAATGGTATCCTCACCATTATTGCTCTGTGGCCAGTTGCAATCATGTTTCAACAAGTCAGGACTGTCCTTACCTGCAAGAAGATCATCCCAAAATTTGCTCTTTATCAGGTGAGATGTTTAGTATTTCTGATAAGAATTTCTCTTAATGGCTGATGTAACTCTCTCTCTGGTTCTTCATCCTTTGTTGGCAAGTTACAGTacttttttcccattaaatgcACTGtgcaaaggctttttttgcCTGAATAAAGCTGCACACATTTAAGCACTCACCTTGGCTACTGTTCAGTTTCAGACTGAGCCAATTTACTTCTAGTCTCTCAGTAGAGCTGAAGATGTGAAAGCTGTGTAAAATCTTAATCTCTAAGCAACTGAAATCAAACCAACATAGATGCAGTATCCTGAAACACAAtgtaaaaatgctgctgtgtgcTTTTAAGAACCAGGAGAGGATATGCAGCATTGTGGGAATGGCTGTTCAAACTGTTTCATCATGTCAGTGTTCTGTTTTGACACTATTTTTCTTGGCCGTTCTGCACTTCAGAGttagaaaataaggaaaatactGTCTGGGAATCATTAAAAAGTAGGGAACAGAACCAAATAGGTTAGACTAAAAATGCTCTGGGACAGGGCTGCCCTTGTCCACATCAGTCTGAAGAGAGTATATCAGAATCTGTGGATTTGCATCCTTGGATAGGACACTTAGAAAGGCTGGTGCAGTATGGTTTAAGTAAATGACTGAGTACTTACAAATGCAATAAACAGGACAGTCACACCTGCAAAGCTGCCTTTGGGTGAATCCATGCTTAGGATGGCAAACTATGTTAATGTGAAGGTTCACACTGTCACAGCTACACCAGCATCTAGAGGGACACATGGATCTCTCCAAGGCAGCAAGGGCCTGGGTCAGCAATCAGCAGGTAACATGATGTGTGATTGTTGATGAAGCCAAGCTGTGAAGAGTCCTTTATCCCTTCTGGAAAAGAAGCCAATCCCATATAACTTGGGGAACATCATATCTACCTGCTTTGGCAAAAAGAGGAGACAACAGAACAGACATTCTTTTCTGTAGTCCTTCCCACACTAAAGGAGACCATAACCTCATGAGTTAGATTAACAGGAAGTTTTTAAAACATGGTTACCTGTTATTCAGAGATGGGATCCCCAGGTGGGAGCTCTGTATATATTGCACATTCCAAATGAAAGGCtgagaagaaagattttttcaaACAGAGGTCTAATGTAACACTTGCATTCAGAGCAGTATCATCCTGACCTAAAGATGAATTCTGCAGAGTAGCAGGCAGCCTTCTGGTAGATGAGAGAAGAGGGAGGGCAAGAAAGGAGGAATGAGGGAAAATAACATCTGCTTTGAAATTAGAATTCTGTGAGCTATAAACTCTTTACTGGCAGCTAAGgcatctgttttctctttctggtgcagTTTATTGTCATTCTGAACCACTTGCAGACAGCTATTATCAACATCTTGGCCATGCAAAGAATCATTCCCTGTGCTCCACCACTCTCCTCTTCAGCAAGAGGATCATGTAAGTTCTTTTGGGAAGGATGTTCTTAATTTACTTCTAGAGGTGCCAGTTCAGCATTGCTACCTGCAGTATTGGGTGTTTTCCCAAAACATTAATTTCCTGGGATCATGTAGCTTTTGAACAACCTCAgcttttacttaaaaaataataagacaAGTTTTATAGCTGTCACAGTCATAGAGAAAAACTAGAAAAACAGAAGTTGGAATAAGAGGACATGAAATCAACATGAATAATTGCTCTTAAATCTTTTGCATTTTGAATGCACAATTTACTGCAGTCTTATTGATGGGTGATACCATAATTCTGTAACTGATTTTCTTGCCAAGTATGAGAGAGACTCCACTATGGGAATAGGCTGGTGAAATCTGTTCCTTTTGCACAGATGAAAATTAATAAGCCAGGTATTTACTTTGTGCCTGGCACTCATTTCCCCTTATTgggtgcttttcttttttctttgcctccctttttttttttttttttttttttttttggcagatatgatccagcagctcctcatcaTGGAAATGTTTCTGATAACCCTACTCTCAAGAGTGGTCTATCGGAGAAGATACGGTGACCTGGAGCCTCCAGAGTTTCCAGCTGAagaagctgtagagagcaagGAGACTCCTAAGATTATCCTGAATGGTTCAGCTAGTGGAGGTGGATTGCCAAGGGTTTAGAAGCCCCAGTACTCTTATTCTGCAGGACCTAGAGGCTCAGCTTCAGGAGCCTGTGTATTCTTGCACCACAAATAGCCACTGTCCATGTTGGACCAACTCCTGACATAAATGCCTGTGAGCTAAAAGGACCACTTGTGGAAGGATAATCCCATGTATTCTCCAGTGATACATACATGGTGTGAGGGGTTTTATACCATGTTATTTAATAAGATTTCATAGCAGGTACTTTTATGCTGTTATGCTGCTAGTTGATGTCGACAAACTGTCTcacaatgtgatttttttttttttttgagctgttaGAATGGCTATGAGTTAGAGTTAATCCATATAGTCATTCTTTCTTACCtcttttgactttttaaaaatcttatttcacCCTGGATTACTGTCGTGTCTAACACAGCATTTTTCCATCCTTCCTCCATTAAAATTTGTCAGCTTTCACTCTGCCATGACTCACCAAAGCTAATTCTGATCAGTAAATGCATTAGCATATGTTTGTTCTCAAATCCTCAAACCTGTCTGGGCTCTCCACCTACATAAATGATCATCTCTTTAGGGCAAGGCTTTTTACATTCCTTGGCAATTCACCTCCTAACTTGGTAAATTCACATTTGCTATTTGTAAGTATGTCACTGGCAGATGTCCTTCCTAGGGACAGCAGATTCCCTGTTGCTGGCCTGGAAAAAGAAGGTAGGAGTCAGAGTCTACCATGTCTTCCACCATGGCTCTGGGGTGGTGCTTGGTGCTTTGGTTCCCTGCTTGGAAAatgggaataataataatattcagGGTCGTTGTGATAAAGGTATCTGTGGGGATAACACCTACTGAAAGGAATCTCTTTCAAAAAATCCTTACCTTCCCAGCTTCTTCACCCCAAATCTGAGGACTTCAAGTATTACAGGATCTTTTCTATTTACACAATTTTGCATAAGCCAGTTTTTACTTTTTGCAGATGACTCTGATGTTCTTGGATGAACCTAATTGCTTTGGGTTAGCTTGCTTTAATTTATAAATTGATATTATGTTTAGTGAGCATTTGAATTCTTTGTTTGTTGGGATGGAAGGTGCAGTGCCATACACAAGCACTTGTATGGCCTCATCTTGCCTGACACCTATAAGTAAATACCCAGTCCACACAGCAAGAATGCTTGTTCCATATGTAATCTGGGAAAATATTCCATGTTGGAAAAGATGTTAATGTCATCTTTTA from Heliangelus exortis chromosome 1, bHelExo1.hap1, whole genome shotgun sequence harbors:
- the LOC139798933 gene encoding organic solute transporter subunit alpha-like, which codes for MEGEANGTVPPSCGVSEPPYSHELLHSLDLPGIFLFAILTLMALIADVVFIEEAIYIYKKIPSSKRSIIIWINAAAPVIATASCIGMWIPRSTMFTDFAAAIFFAIVIHKFLLMMIKECGGQKLLLRRFENGHFKISTGPCCCCCLCLPGVPITRQTLFLLKLGTFQFAFLRPVLMFLAIVLWTNGNYVLYNLSPKGAAIWINCFNGILTIIALWPVAIMFQQVRTVLTCKKIIPKFALYQFIVILNHLQTAIINILAMQRIIPCAPPLSSSARGSYMIQQLLIMEMFLITLLSRVVYRRRYGDLEPPEFPAEEAVESKETPKIILNGSASGGGLPRV